The following is a genomic window from Phaseolus vulgaris cultivar G19833 chromosome 6, P. vulgaris v2.0, whole genome shotgun sequence.
CATTTAGCAAGAATTTTAGGTCCAATGTGACATGATTTGAGATGGTTGGTTATTGTTGGTTCAAATTGAATACTCAACCTAAAATCTAGTAGCAtccacaattatttttttagttctcAGTTGAAGCTATTCAGACAATAATATTAACCTTAAGTTCATTTAGAGGTTAAATTAATATACAAAAAATTGAACCAAACGGGCATTAGTTAAAATTCATTtacttaaaatgaaaaaaaaaacattccttCACATATCACAATTGAAATTTGAAGTAGATAAACAatgatttcattttaaaaaatagataaatgataataattattagaaaatattcTCTTACTATATACAAGACAAATTTGTGTGACTAGCATactttaatatctaaaatttttCATTACAGTAATCGAGTTGATACGAAATTGTTTTAGTTAGGCTTGATCTTATTCCAATCTTTATattcacaaataaaaaaaatgaaaaatggttGATTAAATAAATAGAAGATTAGGattttaaggaaaaaataaaaaaataatttgataaaagCACCTAACAGAGTTAGGTTAGAACAGAATGTTGGGCCTCTTATTCACATTGATGGCAACCTTCACTTCAATAAAAgtccaattaaagaaaaaagaaaaccaaaaaaaagATGTGGTCGTAAATTTttggattaaaaaaaagaagGTTGTGGAGTTCTATCATTTTCCTGTTTGTACACGTGGCAGCATACTGTGAGTCGGTCGGCGAATGGCATGACGTGGCAAAAAGCGCAAAGCAAAAGTCGCATTCCCACTCTTTCTTTCATTTGTTGAGAGTATCTAATAAATAGATACATAGAGATATTTTAACTTCACAaatatccaattttttttaataaataataaaaataataataataaataccgCCATTTTATTTCTAATCATTCATTGTAGATTGTGTATCCCTGTCACAATCattaaaaatgaaattgttaTATCAGAGCACCCACGTCATtctttaaatatgaaaaaaacacttatttttGTAAACTTCACAACTAATCTCTATTACAATTAAAATATGGAAAATAAAGCCTTTTTATTTGTAGATTTCAGGgttctttttttagttttttagtgTCATAAATAAATTGTGGGGGAACTTGTAAGTTTACTAAAATTCGGAAGTTTATCATTATATGTTAATAAATCATAAATGAAAAGGGAAACTTCTATCTTGTCTAAGAAAGTAACATAACTTAACGAGATAGAACACCCAGTAGAGTCAattttggtagcaaaaaccacaaagcaaaaaacaacaactttctataaaaatttgatcattaatataaaatttgtaatattaaaagaattttacaattaattttttcttgtttttatccCTATTTTCACATACCTTTTACAAATTGCATAcgtttatgaataaaaaatagtcaaaatattatttatatttcttaattcacatatattatttttcagtaAATAAATTAGAAACAGATATTTTCAGATCATTAAAGTAAAAGCAGACAGGGAGCATATTAGAACAGAAACTAATAAATAATGGCATTTATCTGTTTCAATTTGTGGAAAAAAAACACGGGCCACGCTTTAATTGTGCACTGAGTGAGTGGACGCGTGGCACTCCCTAACCCGCGAGTAGCGTGGTGCTTCACTTTCACCCGCGAGTGTGACGTGTCCGAAATTATCCACAGCACTTTTTCTTCGCCACCGAATTTAAAAtaccaatttttttattgaaaaaaaaagcgAAAACGGGGTCCAAGACCGTACGCCACGTGTCCGCGACAACTTTCGACGTGAGCCACAAGATTCCTTCGAATTCTCGAGATTTCGATGTCGGAGGAATAAGGGAAAATAAACTTTCAACATTTCCTACGAGAAAATAGAAGTTCAAATCTGACGTGTCACTCCCTTGTTGCTCCTTCTTTATTTTGCCCATCGCAACAACAATCACAAGAAGCACTCTTTCGGAGTCTGAGCTTTCACTTCTTCCAACTTCTCcatatatctatctatctatctatctattttCTACCTCTCATCTTTCTTTCTCGGTTAATTCATTCACACCCTTCAATAACTCTTTTCCTCACACAATTAACCATTTTTCTTTGTGGGCCTTGTGTAATTCTTGCTTTTCCATTCCTTCTATTTTTTTGCTGCTACTGAGTTAGTGGTGTTGCTTGTGAGTTATGATGAGCCCCTTTCTACTGTGAAAAGATTCGAAATTTTCTTGAGGGAAAAGTGTGTAGTGGGTGGATTTTTATCCGTGCAGTTGTTGATTGAGGAGGGAGTTAATTTATTCTTTGCGATCAACGCTTGGTAGTGCTTGAACACAGGATTTGTAGATGATGGAGAGGGTTTTATTTTGTTCTGTGATTCTGAGATGTGAATTAGTGGTTGGTGAAGTGAAGAATCAAGACGGTGTTTGTATGATAAATTGACTTTTGGATCAAGGTGGGTCCATTTTTGTACACAATTTGTTTGGTTCTGTTTCTAGCTTTCCAAGGGAGAGTTGTTTGAGTTGTACTTTTCTTATTTGGGATTTGTATCCAGAAAGAGAAGTTTTAGTACAACTAGGTTGTGATCTGATTGTAAGTGAGGGAAGCAATATCCAACGGCGAAGTCGTGGAAGTTTGCAACTGTGAAGAGGAGCAGAAGATCTAGATCAGTGGTTTGGTTTCTGAAGCTATGGCGATTCGAGTATGTAATACATAAGTTTCAGTGAGCTATGTTTTCCTTTGATATGAATTTTTTGATACTATACTCGTATTTGTAAGAAGTGGCTGAGATTGTGGTTCAATTTCAATGTTGATTGTAATCGTTTTGGGTTGGACATGTTAGTACTATTTGTTAAAAAAGGTGGAAAAGAGAGAACCTTAACTGCGTTTTGGTTTGCCTAGTTCAAATGCCAAACATGCATAGATTTCTCATAAACTGTTGAATTTACACATCTGAAAAAAGTTTGGATGCTTCCCTTTGGGAAAAGGAAACAGTTATTAGAAGGAGGCCTGTTTAAGCGATTGTGAATGACACTTGTTCATTTCTTTATCATAAGAGTTGTttcattgttttcttttctttctttttccttcaaATATTTCTTAGGTGTTTTCGCTACTTGTCTTCTTGTGGAGTGAAAGATTCGCTTGAAAGATTTCCGATTCCTtagttgataaataattttggtGTGGTTGGCCAAagtatttgaaattttttgggTTCCCTTGGTGATTATAATTCCTTATatttcttttctctttgaaTTGAATGTAGGATCAAAGTGAATTCTACAGATCACCGGGTGGTCCTTCAGTAGGAAGTGGTGTATCTTTGAGTTCTGGAGTGCATTCCGTTACTCATATTCAACTTAATGAACAGTTTTCTTGTGGGAGTGACTATGCTCTGAAGGTTCTCCCTGAATTCTAAAGAATTATTATCACTTGCATATTATAATCCCTCTCTTTTCCTTGTGTTAGTGTCTTCTTTGTTTTAATcagttttctttcttcttcaacaggtaaggAAACCATATACTATCACAAAACAGAGAGAGAGGTGGACAGATGAAGAACATAAGAAGTTCCTTGAAGCTTTAAAGCTGCATGGTCGGGCTTGGCGGCGTATTGAAGGTATTCTTAATTAAGAGCCTCCATATCTTAGGCAAGAATTTGTGTGTGCGCGCATGTAATAGTAATGAAGAAATGTGATTGTGTTTGGTCTGAGTTTTGAGATACTTTGTTTTCACGACAGAACATGTTGGCACAAAGACTGCTGTTCAGATTCGAAGTCATGCTCAGAAGTTTTTTTCTAAGGTTTACTTCTCTATTCTAATAATCATTCTCAGTCATGTTTTCTACTTACCACAAACCATAGATCAGGCTAAGTTAAGATTTTGATGACCCTAGGATATCCAAAGCGCTACCTTCTTTGGGATTGAAGGATTTATCTGTTGTCCTTGAATTCACTCTCATTATTACTTTGTCTTAATTTCATGACAGGTTCTTCGCGACCCTACTGGGAGTGTTACAAATACAGCGGATTCAATTGAAATTCCTCCTCCAAGACCAAAACGAAAGCCAATGCATCCTTACCCTCGTAAGCTAGTTGAGACTCCTAATAAAGAAACTTCAATCCCAGAACAACTTATGAAGTCTAGTTCTCTGAAGTCATCAGATTTTGATCAAGAAAACCAATCTCCGAAATCAGTATTATCAGGAGCTGGTTCAGACAGCCTTAGCTCCTCAGATTCAGATACACCAAATGAAAGTTTGTCCCCCATGTCATCCATCAGTGACATCCATACAAGTGATTTTACTTGTGCCGAGCCCAACACAACATCCGAAGAAGCTGGAATAAACGCCGATTCTTCTCATGATGAGAAACCTCTTATGGTACTTCCTAATCTTTATTGATTACAATATTATCACTTGATAAAATGATATATGACGTTGTATTATTGTTTGATCTCAATGTCTAGAAATTCAAGCTTCCTACAGACGAAAGTCTTTGCATGAAAGAAGACACAACAGAAGAATCTTCCAGCCAGACTTTCAAACTCTTTGGGATTACACTTTTTGTAACAGATCCATGCAAACCCTCTTCTCCAACAATTGAAGCATGCAAACCAATACCTCTAAACAAACGCAAGGGGGGTGGAAGATTGGAACTTCTTGGCCACATCACACCAAGTGAAACATCAGCCATATCCCTGCTAAAGGTGAGAGTGGGTCCTGAAGCATGTGGGAAAGGGTTTGTGCCATATGAAAGGTGCATGGCAGGGAGAGAAAACAAGTCTTCATCTGTGACAAATGATAATAGAGAAGAACAATGCATCCACCTTTCCTTGTAGCTCTGCCCCAATggttttttcttcaaaagtGTTCCCTTTGAGATGAAGAGCTGTAATGGTTGTTTAAGCTGCTGGATGTGAGTTGGCATGACATAGATGTGAAAACGGGGAGCTGCAAATTTTGACATCTCTGTTGCATCGCACATCATCCAGCTGTTCAAATCCGTAAACCTgtctttttgtatttttttgacTTTCAAGTTTCAACTGTGAATTATATCTAGTGTTTTAATTTTCCAACTTTTTATGCTCCGTATGAGTATGCAAGTGTAAGTTACATACTTGTGCAGTGCTTATGAACTTACTTGTTCATAGATTCTAATACTTAGAAAGATGGAAAACTTTTGAAACGGTGAATTTCAGAGCAAGATTGTGGGGACTAGGATATATTTGAGGACAAAATGAGTTGTAGGGAGAGcatgtaaaatatatttaacatatATTATCGTGGTCCTACTTTGTTAAGCTAAATCTATATTAACTTTATCTAAATAATTCAATgcaaaaatcataaaataagattttattttatttaaattttatcataTCAATCCACACGGACGGGACCTTCGGTTGTTGTGGGAGCCGACACATGAGATTGACTATTCGGTTCTTACCGGTGCAAGATTCTTTTATGTCATAAATATTTCTTCTAAGATTAAAGTTTATTTATCTTTTCAATTTAAGTCTTTAAATGTCACaatatttcttataaattttaagtttatttatgttttaaactTAATACTTTCTATATGATTCTTATGCTTGATATCTACACACTTATTATACAACACGGGGACAAAGGTGAAATGGAGATTTAGGAATTTAGTGTTGCACATATTTTACACAAGAACTACTTCTAAAGATCTATTTGGCAATTGCCCAGTGCCGATAAATACTCGGCCCTCCTGATGAAACTTCTTCTTACAGCTTGAAAAATTAATGATATCATCAAGGATTAttatactattattatacagtAAACCATCataaatcataattaaaaaataattaagttttattacaatataattGAAGGTGCATACACTACTATTTGTAATAGGTGGACATCCTAAATATCAAAAGTAATACAATTCTTTTGTATCTTTCACTTGGACTCAAAGTGTTCAAATATAATTATAGATACCTACccagaagacaaaaaaaaaatccttaaatCTTGGATTTAGAACGAATACATTAAGGGAAATCCGATCCTGGAAGAATAATACCTAAATTTAGATTTCTTTTTTCTTAAGGGTCAGGTGGAAGTCAAGAAATGAAAGCTAGCATTATTACTAGGAAACACCAGCTTTCAAAGGTATTGTTGATTCTCAAACCAGAGAATATTTTGGGTCTTAAACTTTGAAGTCCACATTCATAGTTCATCTCCAAAATTGAATAGCAGTGGATTGTGTTACTTAATCTTAATGTAACTTAATTGGACTATatttgttaatttaaaaaaaaaacacaattcaataaaaaaaattgaactgaACTGAAACAAGTTCATACACTTTTACACAAGTGTAAATACACCCATACATATTGGCTTATTGATGCTGAATGATCCCAGCTACTAAACATTCAACTCTGTCAAGGATCATCGTGTTGAGAAAGATGACCccacaaaaaaaaatcagtagAGAAAGTTCCCTCGAAAGCAACCACACATGAATGGTAACACtactttcttaaaaaaaaatatactttttgaCAATATAATAATTGTACAAAATTATTGATATGATTAATAAAAAGTAGATTTCtcaatatatcattaaaaaaaacatcttCTGTACAGTGCAATCAATAACATATGCATTTTAAATTCTATTGAATgcaaatacaaatattatttgaGAGCAGTCCTCTAAGATTCTCTGGTTGACAATGAATAATTAATATGCTTAATTTATGAAGCTTTTTCATGCAGATTGAGTGTGTAATAGCCAGCACGTGGAACAGTTATTCAGAAATGAATGCAGTGAGAGGTACAAAAAAGACAAACAAGTAAAGAGATAGAAAAGTTACGAAAAAGCGAAAAGAAGATCGCCATCGCTTGTATCAACAACAACAACGAAACGCAAATCAATGTCAAAACTAGCCcttctcttttttcttctaTTCACATTCTTCAATTCTTCAACAGTCACAAGTTTATATTCTCCTTCACCTCCCGCCGCGCCATTTTCCCAAACTATCCCTGATCCCGACTCCTCTCCACGCGCCGAGTGGCTCTTCGCCCACGCCACGCACTACGCCGCCGCCGAAGCGCTTGGCGGCGCTTGCGGCTACGCCGACATTCCCAACGGCATGGCCACCGCCGCACTCAGCGAAGCCCTCTTCGACCGCGGCCAGATCTGCGGCGCCTGCTTCGAGCTCCGCTGCCTCGAGGAGGACTCCGACTTCGACCGCCGCTGGTGCATCTCCGGCGCGTCGGTTGTCGTCACCGCCACCAATTTCTGCGCACCGAACTACGGATCCGACGCCGAGAGCCTCAGCGGACACTGTAACCCTCCGAAGCAGCATTTCGTTCTTCCCATTGAAGTTTTC
Proteins encoded in this region:
- the LOC137831644 gene encoding protein REVEILLE 2-like, whose protein sequence is MAIRDQSEFYRSPGGPSVGSGVSLSSGVHSVTHIQLNEQFSCGSDYALKVRKPYTITKQRERWTDEEHKKFLEALKLHGRAWRRIEEHVGTKTAVQIRSHAQKFFSKVLRDPTGSVTNTADSIEIPPPRPKRKPMHPYPRKLVETPNKETSIPEQLMKSSSLKSSDFDQENQSPKSVLSGAGSDSLSSSDSDTPNESLSPMSSISDIHTSDFTCAEPNTTSEEAGINADSSHDEKPLMKFKLPTDESLCMKEDTTEESSSQTFKLFGITLFVTDPCKPSSPTIEACKPIPLNKRKGGGRLELLGHITPSETSAISLLKVRVGPEACGKGFVPYERCMAGRENKSSSVTNDNREEQCIHLSL
- the LOC137833102 gene encoding expansin-A13-like, yielding MSKLALLFFLLFTFFNSSTVTSLYSPSPPAAPFSQTIPDPDSSPRAEWLFAHATHYAAAEALGGACGYADIPNGMATAALSEALFDRGQICGACFELRCLEEDSDFDRRWCISGASVVVTATNFCAPNYGSDAESLSGHCNPPKQHFVLPIEVFEKIAIWKSGSGNMPVQYRRIECRREGGIRFTISGSGIFISVLISNVGGMGNIVGVKVKGSKTGWLSMGRNWGQNWHVNALLQNQPLSFELTASDGRTVKSYSVAPKDWTFGQSFQGKQFHDTSI